A window of Apium graveolens cultivar Ventura chromosome 8, ASM990537v1, whole genome shotgun sequence contains these coding sequences:
- the LOC141677522 gene encoding UDP-glucose 6-dehydrogenase 1-like has translation MVKICCIGGGYVGGPTMAVIAYKCPSVVVTVVDISVQRITAWNSDQLPIYEPGLDDVVKQCKGKNLFFSTEVEKHVAEADIVFVSVNTPTKTQGLGAGKAADLTYWESSARMIADVSKSSKIVVEKSTVPVKTAEAIEKILTHNSKGIDFQILSNPEFLAEGTAINDLFVPDRVLIGGRETPGGRKAIKTLKDIYAQWVPEERIICTNLWSAELSKLAANAVLAQRISSINAMSALCEATGADVSQVSHAIGKDSRIGAKFLNASVGFGGSCFQKDILNLVYICECNGLSEVANYWKQVIEVNDYQKRRFVNRIVSSMFNTISGKRIAILGFSFKKDTGDTRETPAIDVCRGLLRDQAQLNIYDPQVPEQQIHKDLSMPKYNWNYPFHSVSMCPDDLKQVRVVSTAYEATKDAHGICILTEWDEFKSLNFQKIYDNMQKPAYVFDGRNVVNVEKLRQIGFIVYSIGKPLDPWLKDMPAVM, from the coding sequence ATGGTGAAGATCTGCTGTATTGGAGGTGGCTATGTTGGGGGACCTACTATGGCTGTAATTGCGTACAAGTGTCCATCAGTTGTGGTAACTGTTGTTGATATCTCTGTGCAGCGCATCACTGCTTGGAACAGTGATCAGCTCCCTATCTATGAGCCTGGCCTAGATGATGTGGTGAAGCAATGCAAAGGGAAGAACCTCTTTTTTAGCACAGAAGTCGAAAAACATGTCGCTGAGGCAGACATTGTGTTTGTTTCTGTTAATACTCCTACTAAAACCCAAGGACTTGGAGCAGGAAAAGCTGCTGATCTCACCTACTGGGAGAGCTCTGCTCGTATGATTGCTGATGTATCAAAGTCTTCCAAAATTGTTGTTGAGAAATCTACGGTTCCTGTGAAAACAGCCGAGGCTATAGAAAAGATATTGACCCACAACAGCAAGGGAATTGATTTTCAGATTCTCTCCAACCCCGAGTTCCTTGCCGAAGGAACGGCAATAAATGACCTTTTTGTGCCTGATCGGGTTCTTATTGGAGGTAGGGAGACCCCAGGTGGACGGAAAGCAATCAAAACATTGAAAGATATATATGCGCAATGGGTCCCCGAGGAACGTATTATTTGTACTAATCTCTGGTCAGCGGAGCTCTCTAAGCTTGCAGCTAATGCCGTTCTGGCTCAAAGGATTTCTTCCATTAATGCGATGTCAGCATTGTGTGAGGCTACAGGTGCTGATGTGTCGCAGGTTTCACATGCTATTGGCAAGGACTCACGAATCGGGGCTAAGTTCCTCAATGCGAGTGTTGGTTTTGGAGGATCATGTTTCCAAAAGGATATTTTGAACCTGGTGTACATATGTGAGTGTAATGGCCTTTCAGAGGTGGCTAATTATTGGAAACAGGTCATTGAAGTTAACGATTATCAGAAGCGTCGATTTGTTAACAGAATAGTTTCCTCCATGTTTAATACAATATCTGGCAAAAGGATTGCTATTCTAGGGTTTTCTTTTAAGAAGGATACAGGTGATACAAGAGAGACTCCCGCCATCGATGTGTGCAGAGGATTATTACGTGATCAAGCCCAGCTTAATATATACGATCCCCAGGTTCCTGAACAGCAGATTCACAAAGATTTGTCCATGCCAAAGTATAACTGGAACTACCCATTTCATTCTGTTTCAATGTGTCCCGATGATCTAAAGCAAGTCCGTGTTGTTTCTACTGCTTATGAAGCAACTAAAGATGCACATGGAATATGCATATTGACAGAGTGGGACGAGTTTAAGTCCCTAAATTTTCAAAAGATCTACGACAATATGCAGAAGCCAGCTTATGTGTTTGATGGCAGGAATGTCGTGAACGTGGAAAAGCTACGTCAAATTGGGTTCATTGTTTACTCTATTGGTAAGCCTCTAGATCCATGGTTGAAGGACATGCCTGCTGTTATGTAA